The Abditibacteriota bacterium genome segment AGATGAAAAAGGCCGAGGTCAACGGCCCCGGCGAGCTGCCCCTCTACACCTGGCTGAAGCAGCAAAAGGGCTTTGAGGGCTTTGGCGACCACCCTCTCAAGGGCATCCTCGAGGACTTGCTGTCCAAGGCCGACCCCGACTGGGACAAAAAGCCCGATATCAAGTGGAACTTCACCAAGTTCGTCATTGACCGCAGCGGCAAGGTGGCTGCCCGCTTTGAGCCCACCGAGGATATGTCCCGGGTAGAGGACTGCATCAAGAGCCTGCTGTAAGACGCGGCGCAGACGACACACCCAAAAGGAAGGCCGCCGACCAAGAGTCCCGCCTTCCTTTTTCCCGTGTCCGGCCCAAGGGGCCGGACCGGTATCGGAGCAACACATGGATCAGACAAAGAAGCCTCTTGACGCCCGGGACCGGGAGAGGGTCATCATCCGGACAGGCGCTGCGGGGATAGCGGCCAACCTGCTGCTGGCCCTTTTCAAGGGAGCGGCGGGCTATCTCTCCCACTCCATAGCGGTCATGCTTGACGGCGTGAACAACCTGTCGGACGCCGGCAGCTCGGCGGTGACCATCGCCGGCGCCAAGCTGGCGGGCCGGGAGCCCGACAGAGAGCACCCCTTCGGCCACGGCAGGATAGAATATCTCAGCGCCATGATCATAGCCGTCCTGATCCTCTACGCCGGCTTTGCGGCCCTGACCGAGTCCGTCAAGTGGATACTGAAGCCCCGGCTGCCTGAATATGACGCCGTGACCTTTGTCACGGTGTCCGCCGCCATCATAGTCAAGGCCGTTCTGGGCATATATACCACCCGCGCCGGCAAAAGGGTGAACTCCGACTCCCTGGTCAACGCCGGACAGGACTCCCGGCTGGACTGCCTCATCTCCCTGACCACCCTCATAGCCGCCTCGGTCTATCTGCTGACAGGCATATCCACCGAAGCCTGGCTGGGCGCTGCCATATCCCTGTATATCATCTTCTCCGCAGTGAGCATGCTGAGAGGGACCATCTCCAGGATCCTGGGCGAGCGCAACAACCCGGCTCTGGTCCGGAGCATCACGGAGACGGTGGAGAGCTTTGAGGAGGTGAAGGGCGCCCACGATCTGGTGCTGAACAACTACGGCCCGGACTCCTGGAACGGCTCCATAGTCATAGACGTGGCCGCCGCCTGCAGCGCAGAGAGGCTGGACCAGCTCATAGAGGAAATACAGTCCCGGGTGGCTGCCAGGCACCGGGTCATACTGACCGCGGTGGGCATACACGCCGTCCTGACAGACGACCCGGACAGTCTGGCGGCGGAGAAGACCGTCCGGGAGATAGTGTTCCGCCACAGCCACATATCCCAGATCCACGGCTTTCACTACCTGAAGGACCAAAAGATCATCCGCTTTGACATGGTGGTGAGCTTTTATGCGGACGACCGCAGGCTGCTGCACGAGCACGTGGTCTCCGACGTGCAGAAGGCCTTTCCCGACTTTACCCTGCAGATAGCCATGGACACGGATTTTGCCGAAGAATAAAAAAGGCCGGGCCTTGGGGCCCGGCTGCGACGGTCAGGAGGTGACCGACTCGTATTCTTTCAGGATGTCCTTCACCCGGCTGTCGATCTCGTCCCGGGTCCCGGAGGTGTCCCTGTCCTCCAGATCCCCCAGCAGCGTCACCGCTTCCAGATACTTTTCTTTGCCTTCCTCCAGCTCCCCGGGAGTCAGCATGCCGTTTACCAGACATATGATGATGTAGTCCCGGTTGTCCAGCCACCTGGCGTATCTGTCGCAGGCTGCCCGGGCGTGCTCCTTTCCGGCCCGCAGGTCGTTTTCCATGAGGGCCTTGTCGGCAAAATACATGTGGGCGTCGCAATAGGAGGTGTTCACCATCTCGGGGACTCCCTTCACCTTTTCGTAGGGAGTCTTTTCCACCGTGAGGAGCCGGCCGTAATACCTGTCCGCCAGCTTGTTGTCCCCCTTTGCCACTCCGATCTCCGCCAGCTTTTTCATGGCTATCAGGGAATTGGGGTGGTATCGGAGGGCCTGCTCATACAGCTTCACCGCCTCCGGGCAGCCCGGGTCCTCTGCGTTGGCAAGGTCTGCCAGCTGCATATAGGGCTGATAGCTCTCCGGCGCTTCCCTCACGGCGTTTTTCAGCCTGGTCCGGGCCATAGAGGCGCTCTCCGTGTCCCTGGCGTAGCCGATCCACGCGGCGCTGTTGATGGGCACCATCCTGAGGGCGCTCTCATAACGCCCGGTGTGGACAAACCAGTCGCCCAGACCGAACACGAACACCACCAGCATGCTCAAAAGGACGCACCGGGCCAATATGCTTTTGAGATACCCGGGAGCCGGGACCCGGCGGGGAGCCAGGCTCAGCAGGATGCCGGCGCACACGGCAAAGGACAGGCCCGTGGCCCCTATATACAGATCGCTGTCTGCCAGACTGTGGCACAGCAGGCCGCAGACGCCGGCGGTCAGACCCCCCGCCAGAAACACGGAGGCCTGAGGCGAACACTCTCCCAGCTCCGTCACAAAGAGCCTGTCCGGATGCCGGGCGGACCCAAAGGCGCCATAGAGCATGCAGAGCAGCCAGGCTCCCGCCAGGACGCTGCAGGGGATGCCGTATTCGTCGGCAAACTGCAAAAAGGAGTTGTGGGCGTGGGAGGTGAGGCCCGCCACTGTGTAGCGGGGATAAGCTTCTTCAAAACGGCCGGGACCCACTCCCAGCCAGGGATTGTCCAGACACATGTCCGCTGCCGAGCGCCAGGTGTACAGCCTGAACTCTGCGGAATGGCTCTCGCTGCCTCCGCCGGAGGCGTTGGCCACTCTGCCCATGAGCCCCATGCCAAACAGTCCGAAGGCAGCCGCGATCAGCAGCGCGGTCACCGCCAGGTCCTTCTTGCCTATGGTGACCCTGCGGAGCATGAAGACCAGCGCCGCCAGGCCCGCCAGGAGCCCCACCAAGCCGAATTTGCTGCCCGTCAGGAACAGGGCCCCCAGAGTAAAAAAGAGCCCCACCGCAAGCAGCAGGCGCACGGTCTTGTGGGTAAAGGCAAAAAAGAGGGCTATGCCCACGGGGATGACCAGGGTCAGATAGCCGGCAAAAAAGTTGGGGTTGACAAAGCCGCCGAATATGCGGGGCACCCCTCCGGCAAAGAGCCGGGCGCCGTCCATAGCCAAAGCCTGAGCCACTGCCCTTACGCTGCAGAGAGCGGCTCCGCCAAAAAGCCCCAGGGCCGTGTAGAGGGCGATGTTCTTTTTGCCCGCCACCAGGCTCATGAGGACAGCCACGGCCGTCAGGGTCACAAAGCTGATGACGCTGACTGCAGACAGGTATCTGTCGGCGCTCCAAAAGAGCATGGAGGCCAGGCTGAAGACCAGCGCCGCCCCAAAGGACCAGAGCAGATACGGAGGGAATTCCGCTCCGTCGGAGACCTGCTTGTTGCCGAAATAAATATACACGCCCAGCGCCGCCAGATAGAGAGGGATCGCCACGGCGTAAAAGTTCATATTGCCTGCCATGAAGGGCGAGAGGGCCACGGAAAGGGGTATGAGCAGCAGGGACACCGCCGCCAGATCCGTCTTGCTCTCGGGCGCGGCTTTTTTAGTTCGCTTCATGCTCCTCTTCTCCCGCGCTGTATTTGGTCAGAGCCCACTTCAGCAGAGGCGGGGTCACCACCGTGGTTATGACCACCATGATCACTATGGCAGAGTAGGTCCCGGAAGATATGACGGCCTTGCCGTCAAGCATGAGCGTCATGCCGGTGGCTGCAAAGATGAGGCCCACCTCCCCTCTGGGGATCATGCCCAGGCCCACTATCAGCCGGTTCACGCTCTTGTCCGTGACCCCCAGGCCGCAGGCCTGCTTGCCGATAATGGCGCACACGGTCAGCACCGCCGCAAACACCAGCACGCTGCTGTTGCCAAAGGAGGTGATATCCACAGTGGCGCCCATGCGCACGAAGAAGATGGGCACCAGCATGCCGGCTATGGGGGCGATGAGGCTGTCCACTCTCATCTCACGGAACTTGCGTATGTCTCTCCACTGGACCTCGTCCAGCACCAGACCGGCGGCAAAAGCGCCCACGATGCCGGCCAGCCCCATCAGTGAGGCTATGTAGCTGAGGCCGAAGCAAAACACCAGGGCTATACACAGCATGATATTGTCGGAGCGCAGGTGTGAGGCCACGGCAAAGACCTTTTTGGCCACCCGGCGGCCGAAGGCCAGCACCACGCCCAGAAAGAGTATGCTCTTGCCTATGATCAGCAGTATGCTGACGGGAGACAGAGCCTCTCCTCCGGAGGCGGCCTTTACCAGCCCTGTGATGATGGCCAGGACAATGAGCCCCTGCACGTCGTCAATGACTGCGGCCCCCAGTATGATGCGGGCTTCCTTGGTGTGCACCTTGCCCAGATCCATCAGCACCCGGGCAGTGATGCCCACGCTGGTAGCGCACAGGGTGGCGCCTATAAACATCTGGCCGTACAGGCCCTCGTCCTTCAGAAAGACGGCGGCGGCTCCCCACCCCAGCAGAAACGGCACCACCACGCCCACCGTGGCAGACAAAAAGGCGGAGGCGCCCACCTTGGCCATTTTGGCTATGTCCGATTCGAGGCCCACCTGAAACAGCAGGAATATGACGCCTATCTCCGACAGCACCGCTATGTTGTTGTCGGTGGCCACGAAGGCGAACCAATTGATGTGGAAGAGATTCAGATTGCCTATGAGGATGCCGAACACCAGCTCGCCCAGCACCGCAGGCTGGCCCAGTCTGACAAACAGATCGCCGCCCAGCTTGGCAACCACTATGATGATAATGAGTCCCAGCAGTATGTGATGCACCTGACCGGCCACGTCTCCGCCGGAGGCAAAAAGCTCGCCGGAAGCCAGAGTCATCAGAAGCAGTATGGGGATCATACGCGGCATGGAATGCAATTTCTTAAACAATATATCTCTCCCGCTGTTTTTTTCTCAAAATACCATATTATATTTTATATGTTCCCGCCCGGTTTGTCAAACGCCGGGATCCCGGCCTTTTTTTGAGCGGGGTATTGACTTGCGGCCGGAAGTATAGTAAAATAATAGTGTGACCCGGGGATGTGGCGGAATGGCAGACGCGCTTGGTTGAGGGCCAAGTGAGGGCATTTCCTCATGTGAGTTCGACTCTCACCATCCCCACCAGAGAGAGCAGAGCCTTGGCTCTGCTTTTTGTTTTATCCGCCGGCGCAGCCGGCATCGGGAGAAGGATATGGTCGATTATGGATTGACAGGCAAGACTGTCCTGATCACAGGGGCCAACAACCCTCAGGGCATAGGGGCCGCCACGGCTCTGGCCTTTGCCCGCCAGGGGGCCAGGGTGGCTCTGGTGTTCAAAAGGGTGCCGAGACCCTGGGACGAGCAAAAGACCGGGCTCAACGGGCCGGACAGGTATTACAAGGCCAACGCCGGGGACGCCGGCGACACGGAAAGCAGGCTGCGGGCAGCCGGGGCCGACTGCATGGTCATCGAAAGCGACATATCGGACGAGGAGCGGGTCAGGGACATATACGCCCGGGTGGCGGAGCGCTTTGGCCGGGTCCGCGTTCTGGTGAACAACGCTGCCGCAGACGACGAGACCGGCCGGGACACCTCGGAGACCGTGACAGGGCAGGTCATAGACGACACCTTTGCAGTCAACGTCCGAGGCAGCCTGCTGATGATCCGGGAATTCATCAGACAAAGGGACGAAGGCGGCGGCAGAGTGATCAACGTGTCCACGGATTCGGCGCAGGTATTTGCGGGACAGATCACCTACGGAGCCAGCAAGGCGGCTCTGGAAGCCCTTACCCGCAGCATAGCCATGGAGACCGGCAAATACGGCATCACCGTGAACTGCGTGGCTCCGGGCCCTACTCAGACCGGCTGGATAGACGCAGATCTGGAAAAGGCGGTCATCCCCCTGATACCCATGGGAGAGCTGATCAGGCCGGAGGATATAGCCGACGCCATCCTGTTTCTGGCCGGCGACCGGGCGAGAATGCTGACCGGGCAGGTGATAAAGGTGTCCGGCGGACACGCCCTGTGAAGGCAAAGGCAGAAGACGCCATGATAGTCATCATTACAGGCGCCTCCCACACGGGCAAGACCCTTCTGGCCCAGAGGCTGCTGGAAAAATACCGCATTCCCTATCTGTCCGCCGACCATCTGAAGATGGGCCTCATACGCAGCGGCATGACCCGGCTCACGCCGGAGGACGACGCCCTGCTGACGGGATACCTGTGGCCCCTGCTGCGGGAAATGATCAAGACAGCCATAGAAAACCGCCAAAGCCTCACGGTGGAGGGCTGCTACGTCCCCTTTGACTGGCGGAAGGACCTGGAGCCCGAATACCTGCGCCACGTGCGTTTTGTCTGTCTGGCCCTGACGGCAGAGTATATAGACGCCCGGTATGAAGACAT includes the following:
- a CDS encoding glutathione peroxidase; this translates as MIYDFSVTTAGGDALQLSDYKGKVILIVNTATGCGFTPQYEPIEQLYRDYHDKGLEILDIPCNQFGGQAPGTDEEIHEFCQIHFNTTFPQMKKAEVNGPGELPLYTWLKQQKGFEGFGDHPLKGILEDLLSKADPDWDKKPDIKWNFTKFVIDRSGKVAARFEPTEDMSRVEDCIKSLL
- a CDS encoding cation transporter, encoding MAANLLLALFKGAAGYLSHSIAVMLDGVNNLSDAGSSAVTIAGAKLAGREPDREHPFGHGRIEYLSAMIIAVLILYAGFAALTESVKWILKPRLPEYDAVTFVTVSAAIIVKAVLGIYTTRAGKRVNSDSLVNAGQDSRLDCLISLTTLIAASVYLLTGISTEAWLGAAISLYIIFSAVSMLRGTISRILGERNNPALVRSITETVESFEEVKGAHDLVLNNYGPDSWNGSIVIDVAAACSAERLDQLIEEIQSRVAARHRVILTAVGIHAVLTDDPDSLAAEKTVREIVFRHSHISQIHGFHYLKDQKIIRFDMVVSFYADDRRLLHEHVVSDVQKAFPDFTLQIAMDTDFAEE
- a CDS encoding O-antigen ligase family protein → MKRTKKAAPESKTDLAAVSLLLIPLSVALSPFMAGNMNFYAVAIPLYLAALGVYIYFGNKQVSDGAEFPPYLLWSFGAALVFSLASMLFWSADRYLSAVSVISFVTLTAVAVLMSLVAGKKNIALYTALGLFGGAALCSVRAVAQALAMDGARLFAGGVPRIFGGFVNPNFFAGYLTLVIPVGIALFFAFTHKTVRLLLAVGLFFTLGALFLTGSKFGLVGLLAGLAALVFMLRRVTIGKKDLAVTALLIAAAFGLFGMGLMGRVANASGGGSESHSAEFRLYTWRSAADMCLDNPWLGVGPGRFEEAYPRYTVAGLTSHAHNSFLQFADEYGIPCSVLAGAWLLCMLYGAFGSARHPDRLFVTELGECSPQASVFLAGGLTAGVCGLLCHSLADSDLYIGATGLSFAVCAGILLSLAPRRVPAPGYLKSILARCVLLSMLVVFVFGLGDWFVHTGRYESALRMVPINSAAWIGYARDTESASMARTRLKNAVREAPESYQPYMQLADLANAEDPGCPEAVKLYEQALRYHPNSLIAMKKLAEIGVAKGDNKLADRYYGRLLTVEKTPYEKVKGVPEMVNTSYCDAHMYFADKALMENDLRAGKEHARAACDRYARWLDNRDYIIICLVNGMLTPGELEEGKEKYLEAVTLLGDLEDRDTSGTRDEIDSRVKDILKEYESVTS
- a CDS encoding cation:proton antiporter encodes the protein MTLASGELFASGGDVAGQVHHILLGLIIIIVVAKLGGDLFVRLGQPAVLGELVFGILIGNLNLFHINWFAFVATDNNIAVLSEIGVIFLLFQVGLESDIAKMAKVGASAFLSATVGVVVPFLLGWGAAAVFLKDEGLYGQMFIGATLCATSVGITARVLMDLGKVHTKEARIILGAAVIDDVQGLIVLAIITGLVKAASGGEALSPVSILLIIGKSILFLGVVLAFGRRVAKKVFAVASHLRSDNIMLCIALVFCFGLSYIASLMGLAGIVGAFAAGLVLDEVQWRDIRKFREMRVDSLIAPIAGMLVPIFFVRMGATVDITSFGNSSVLVFAAVLTVCAIIGKQACGLGVTDKSVNRLIVGLGMIPRGEVGLIFAATGMTLMLDGKAVISSGTYSAIVIMVVITTVVTPPLLKWALTKYSAGEEEHEAN
- a CDS encoding SDR family oxidoreductase translates to MVDYGLTGKTVLITGANNPQGIGAATALAFARQGARVALVFKRVPRPWDEQKTGLNGPDRYYKANAGDAGDTESRLRAAGADCMVIESDISDEERVRDIYARVAERFGRVRVLVNNAAADDETGRDTSETVTGQVIDDTFAVNVRGSLLMIREFIRQRDEGGGRVINVSTDSAQVFAGQITYGASKAALEALTRSIAMETGKYGITVNCVAPGPTQTGWIDADLEKAVIPLIPMGELIRPEDIADAILFLAGDRARMLTGQVIKVSGGHAL
- a CDS encoding adenylate kinase, with product MIVIITGASHTGKTLLAQRLLEKYRIPYLSADHLKMGLIRSGMTRLTPEDDALLTGYLWPLLREMIKTAIENRQSLTVEGCYVPFDWRKDLEPEYLRHVRFVCLALTAEYIDARYEDIVRHACDIEARLTPSPSRDALAADNRAYIEGFRRAGERVALIDSDWEGAVGAIAEEIAEEKQTQGS